In Terriglobales bacterium, the genomic stretch TCATGGGTATTGCGTAAATCTGTGCGTAAACAATTTCCGAAAAATCGGCTGGGAATCTGGGTTTAGAGTCATCGAGCCAGTTGTTGGATTCGGCTCAACCCATTGAAACCAAACAGTGGAGTTGGTTGCGGGGGGTGGATTTGAACCACCGACCTTTGGGTTATGAGCCCAACGAGCTACCAGGCTGCTCCACCCCGCGTTGCGATGATAACAGTCGTGCATCGCAAGGGTCAAACCACGCTGAGAAGATCTCTGCTGCTGAAGCTCAAGAGTTCCGTTTCGGTCAGCTAGAAATACTGAACCTTCGCTCCATCACTTGAGTCACCGACCATCACCAAGAGAAGAACTTGCGTTCAAGCCGCCCAACCCCTCATCCTGATTATGATCCATGCGCCAAGGGAATCAGAGCCCACAGCAGGATAGATTGCGTTCTCTCATCACTGGAGCTAACGGTTTCGTCGGCAAGCATCTGGCCGACTTGCTGCTCGGGCTGCCGGAATCAAGCTGTTGGGCATTCTCAACGGAAGAAGAATCCAGGCTGCCCAACCAAGTCGTCTACCGCAGGGTGGACATCCGCGACCGGCAATCCCTGGCAGATTTCCTGCACTCCGCCCAGCCGCACCACATCTACCATCTGGCCGCGATCAGCACATTGTCGGCTGCCTCTGACGACAAGCGAATTGCCTTCGATGTGAATGTCTGGGGTACCTCGAACCTGCTGGAATCCGCCTCCAAACTTTCTGAGCGCGCGCGTGTCCTCAATATCAGCAGCTCACAGGTCTACGGTTCCGCCGCTGGCGGAATAACCGAGCAGCATCCCTTACGGCCAGCCAATATGTACGCCGTCACCAAAGCCATGGCGGAACTCTGGTCCGGCTTGTATGCGACTGGTGTTGATGCCATTACGGCACGCGCCTTCAATCACACCGGACCCGGTCAGCCGGCGCAGTTCGTGCTTTCATCGCTGGCGCAGCAGGTAGCGGCGATTGAGGCAGGCATTTCGCAGCCGGTGATACGAGCAGGCGATTTGAGCGTCGAACGTGACTTCACCGATGTTCGTGACGTGGTGAAGGCCTATGCCTTGCTGGCGGAGCGCGGCAAGCCCGGCGCGGTGTACAACGTGTGTTCAGGAAGAGCCTGCCGGCTGTCGGACTTGCTCGAAATACTGCTGTCGGAAGCCGGAATTAAAGCCAGCGTGGAGCGCGATCCGGCAAAAAACCGCACCCAGGATCCGCGGCGAATTTACGGGGACAACAGCAAGTTGCGGGAAGCCACCGGCTGGGCGCCAGTCGTCCCTATCGAGCAGACCATGCACGATCTCTTAAATTTCTGGCGCTCCGAAATCGGACATCGCTCTCGCGTCTAGCCGGTAAAGCTTGCTCATCGTCGCCCGGCTCATCTAGTGTTCGGCAATCGCCCAATCGTTGGAACCGAGCACGTAGAAACCGGTCAGGTCGGCGTGCCCGGCCAGCGTGTCGCGCTGCTTGCCATCGATGAGAATCCGGATGCGCGTTGTGCCCGGAATGTTTTCCGCCAAGGTCCGCGCCATCGCGGCAAGCGTGAGCTCCTCCACCAAAATTCCCGACTGATGGCGATCTGCAAACTCCGCATTCAGGTCGATCACCGCTGTATTCCCATTCACCAGATACACGCTGTTGACGTCGGCTCCGCTGGCCAAAGGATGGGTCGACGACTTGTCCTGCCAGGCGGCGAAAAGAGCCCGCAAAACCTGGGCCGCGCGCTGATCGGCCTCTGCGCTCAATGGTGTGGCAGCGTCCCGCCGGTGGAGTATGCCTCGCGCATCGTCGGGCACATAGATCGAGATTTGCTCCGGCTTGCCTCCGACTGGCGGCGTCATCGGCTTAGCCGTCGGCTCTTCCGGCTTCAGTTGCTCCGCCTCGTGTTTCAGATGCAGACCGTAATACACCATCCCCAACAGCGCCAGGCACAGCACCATCGTCGCGATGAGAAAGTGGCGCGGGATCATCGGGAAGGCTCCAGCGTGTAGCGGGCATTGGCGATTCCCAAGGCGACCGCGTTGGTAATCGCCGCCTGATACGCCGGTGAGTTCACGCTTTCGATCTTTCCCCCCCAGGGCGCCACTTCGATGGCCATCCCTGCCAGCGCCACGTTGTCCAAAGGACGCAACGAGGCAGTGAGCGGCACCACAGGAATATGCCGGTTGTTAAGTTCGGCCATCACGCTCCCCACCAGCGCCCGGCTCTGTTCGAGATAGGCTCCCTGGGCCGTGTCCCAGGGCAGGAATCCTCCGGGGCGTGCAGGAGTGGGCGTCAAGCGGGCGCTGTACAAGCGAACTCCGCTTCCGGCCGAGCCCGCATGCAGGCTGATGTACACCGTCGCATGGGAGCCGTTTGCCATCACTGCCCGCTGTTCCGAGCTCAGCGTAACGTCGCCATCACGGATGAGAAAATTCCGTATGCCGCGCGCTTCCAGGTCGGCATGCAGATGCCGGGCGAGAGCCAGCGCCACCTCTTTTTCCGCCAGGGAAGGCGTCAGAAACGCGCCAGTCTCCTGCCCGCCATGACTGGCATCGATTACGACCAGGAAGGTATGTACCGCCGGCTGCGCTGGTGCCGGGGCTGGTGCTGTTGATGTAGGTCCGCTGGCAAAAGGAGAAGCGGTGGGCGGTAGTGTCGGCGATGCCGCGGGAGGAGGCTTTGCCGCGGCCGATGCCGGCGCCGGTTCAATGGAAATTGTCTTGCCCTCATCCCCAAATCGCGCAATCAAGGGGACAGTGGCATCGATTTCAATCTGAGCTGTGCCGTTTCCCTCTGAGTAGGTGGCCGAGGTGATGCTGCTATCGGCGAAATTGAAGCTCCGGGTGCCTGAAACGATGGGCTCGCGGGAGAAGACCATGCGAATTTTCCCCGGCTCGCTGGCAATGAATGGCGACACGGGCTTGGGGAAGTGCAGCTCAAGGCGCGGCGCGGCTCCCTTCTCGAATGCAGTTGTGAACGGGGTGGCAACCGGGCCGATAAAGAGCCTGCGCGACGAGGCGTGAAACTCTACCGGCAGGTTCACCAGTGCGGATATCACGTCAGCCAGCGAACCCAGCGAGACCAGCGCGCGATCCCGCTCCAAGACGAGCGGATCAGCCAGCTCAAGCTTCTTGCCATGCAGCTTGACTCGGGTTTTTTCGTCGGTGAACTCGGCTTCCAACGGCGAGCCGCCGTGCGCGGTGAAACGCAGTTTCCAGTGATTGCCCTGGCGCGTGGCGATCGTTGCCCCCAGCGGCTGAAGGGCGTCGATTAGCACAACGTACTGTTTGCCATCTCGCTCGACAACCGAAAGGCTCGAGGCGCCCTGCGCAGAGTAGATGGTTAAGCGGGCTTCGTCCGCTGCCGGAGCCAGCAGCAAGAGACACACCAGGGCAAGCGCCAGAACCAAGCCGCAAGTTTTAATATTTCTCGTCATCACGAGGAGGACGAAGTCCGGCTCCGGATCTGCAGTTTTCCTCGCAACCTCACCGGGTCATGCTGAGCCCGCCCGCGGGCGAAGCATCTATCTTTTTGCCGGCCGGAACAATTTCTTTCCGGGCTCACTCTTTACTTCACCGGATCACCCGATCAAACTTCATCCGATATTACTTCAACCACAGCCCCTGCTCAGTCCCCTTCATTCTCCTCCCACCGAATAGATCGTCAGGCCGCTCAGCATCTTGGGATAGAAATCGGTCGACTTCTGCGGCAGGACGCCTCCTTCGAATGTCACCTCGCGCAATTGAGAAATCCGCACCGGATTCATCATCATTGCCAGATTGGCCCCGTCCCCCACACGCGCGATCGCCTTTCGGAAGTCGCGATGATAGGAGACGTGGAGCTGATTGCGAATCGCTTCCTCGCTGATGCCAAGTACGCGCTCGAGCAGCACCTTATGCAAGTGAACAACGTCGAGCGAGCGTTGGGCCGCGCTCATGCCTGCGAGCAAACTATCAGCCGCGCCGGGTCGTGCGCGCAGAAGGTGCGTCGCTTGCTTTGTGACCGCCAGAAACACGGTTCCGGCTTGCCCTGCCTGCCGCAGCTTATCTTCGCCGGCATCCCCCGGGCTTAATGTCTCCACATCAAAAAACGATTTGGCGCCTTGGAGGAAATCCGCCTCGCTGAACTCCGACAGTCCAAAGATCACCCGATGCGTCGGCAGGATGATCAGTCCAGGTGAATCCATGTTCACCAGGGTCATCATGACGCGTTCGTAAGCAGCATCCGGCGGCGCGCTTCCGGCGTTGGCTCTGCGCTCGTTGCGATAATTCAGCGCTGTTTCGTAGCGGTGATGGCCATCCGCGATGATCAGCCTCTTGTCGGCCATCTCACGCTGGACTTGCGGGACGATCGCCGGATCGAAAATGCTCCATACGCGGTGCACCACCTGATATTCGTCCTCAATTTCGATATCCGGCGCCCCCGATCCAGCCCCCGATCCGGCCGCCGACTTCAGCAGGGAATTAACGCGGCCAGCTGGATCGCTGTACAACATGAAGATCTGGCCGAAGTGAGCGCGGGTGGCGCGAAGCAAATTAAGGCGATCGGCCTTAGGCTTGGATAGTGTCTGCTCATGTCGATAAACGACGCCTTCCGAGTAATCGTAAATGCGGCCGGCAGCAATCAGGCCGGTGCGCTCCACCTGGGAACTTTCCCCCGATGCCCCCGTACCAGGGACGCGGAAAGTCTGCGTGTACAGGTAGAAACCAGGCTGTGAGTCCGTGCGGAAAATGCCCGCATGCTGCCAGTCGCGAAAGTAGCCGGCGGCTCGGGTGTAAACATTTTCAACGTCAGAATCGCCAGCCTCTTGTTTTCCCAGGATAATCCGCACTAGGTTGTGCGGGTTTGCAGCGTAGTAGCGCTCCTGCATCTCCGCAGAGATCTTGTCATACGGCTGGGTAACCACCTGGTTGAGAGGAACCTTGGCCGAATTAAAGCGGATAGCAGGGAAGGGTGCGATATCTGCCATTTTGTCTCGTGCTGGTCGTTTGATTGTAACAACTCTCCCGAAGCCCACCCTGGACCGACAAACGACATCTAATACCTGGACCAGGACGCACCCGGCCCAGGTTTTCTCCCCAAAAGAACGGAAAACAGAAGGTCAAGACTGTGGTACCATCCATGCTAACGAGGAATGTTATGGCCCGCCCTGCCGGGAAAGACAGCGGGTCACACCGCTACGCATCGTTTCCGCAGGCAACAAAGCTGGTGTCGTGGGGAATGTGGGTTC encodes the following:
- a CDS encoding GDP-mannose 4,6-dehydratase — translated: MRSLITGANGFVGKHLADLLLGLPESSCWAFSTEEESRLPNQVVYRRVDIRDRQSLADFLHSAQPHHIYHLAAISTLSAASDDKRIAFDVNVWGTSNLLESASKLSERARVLNISSSQVYGSAAGGITEQHPLRPANMYAVTKAMAELWSGLYATGVDAITARAFNHTGPGQPAQFVLSSLAQQVAAIEAGISQPVIRAGDLSVERDFTDVRDVVKAYALLAERGKPGAVYNVCSGRACRLSDLLEILLSEAGIKASVERDPAKNRTQDPRRIYGDNSKLREATGWAPVVPIEQTMHDLLNFWRSEIGHRSRV
- a CDS encoding GerMN domain-containing protein produces the protein MIPRHFLIATMVLCLALLGMVYYGLHLKHEAEQLKPEEPTAKPMTPPVGGKPEQISIYVPDDARGILHRRDAATPLSAEADQRAAQVLRALFAAWQDKSSTHPLASGADVNSVYLVNGNTAVIDLNAEFADRHQSGILVEELTLAAMARTLAENIPGTTRIRILIDGKQRDTLAGHADLTGFYVLGSNDWAIAEH
- a CDS encoding N-acetylmuramoyl-L-alanine amidase, with the translated sequence MTRNIKTCGLVLALALVCLLLLAPAADEARLTIYSAQGASSLSVVERDGKQYVVLIDALQPLGATIATRQGNHWKLRFTAHGGSPLEAEFTDEKTRVKLHGKKLELADPLVLERDRALVSLGSLADVISALVNLPVEFHASSRRLFIGPVATPFTTAFEKGAAPRLELHFPKPVSPFIASEPGKIRMVFSREPIVSGTRSFNFADSSITSATYSEGNGTAQIEIDATVPLIARFGDEGKTISIEPAPASAAAKPPPAASPTLPPTASPFASGPTSTAPAPAPAQPAVHTFLVVIDASHGGQETGAFLTPSLAEKEVALALARHLHADLEARGIRNFLIRDGDVTLSSEQRAVMANGSHATVYISLHAGSAGSGVRLYSARLTPTPARPGGFLPWDTAQGAYLEQSRALVGSVMAELNNRHIPVVPLTASLRPLDNVALAGMAIEVAPWGGKIESVNSPAYQAAITNAVALGIANARYTLEPSR
- a CDS encoding DUF1015 domain-containing protein, with protein sequence MADIAPFPAIRFNSAKVPLNQVVTQPYDKISAEMQERYYAANPHNLVRIILGKQEAGDSDVENVYTRAAGYFRDWQHAGIFRTDSQPGFYLYTQTFRVPGTGASGESSQVERTGLIAAGRIYDYSEGVVYRHEQTLSKPKADRLNLLRATRAHFGQIFMLYSDPAGRVNSLLKSAAGSGAGSGAPDIEIEDEYQVVHRVWSIFDPAIVPQVQREMADKRLIIADGHHRYETALNYRNERRANAGSAPPDAAYERVMMTLVNMDSPGLIILPTHRVIFGLSEFSEADFLQGAKSFFDVETLSPGDAGEDKLRQAGQAGTVFLAVTKQATHLLRARPGAADSLLAGMSAAQRSLDVVHLHKVLLERVLGISEEAIRNQLHVSYHRDFRKAIARVGDGANLAMMMNPVRISQLREVTFEGGVLPQKSTDFYPKMLSGLTIYSVGGE